The Xyrauchen texanus isolate HMW12.3.18 chromosome 38, RBS_HiC_50CHRs, whole genome shotgun sequence genome window below encodes:
- the LOC127632107 gene encoding tsukushi-like isoform X2, producing MDTSLCLIFSLLGLAVVGGVKNCHPLCRCEVESFGLFDSFSLTKVDCSGIGPGTAPVPIPLDTSHLDLSLNSFASITDSMLAGPGYTTLISLDISNNLISQVSPKAFSKLRYLETLDLSNNALESLTDGCFNGLPLVEVDLSENRFKEFSLDLFTTRVQDIPIMVDLSKNLLASISRRTPGHPLYIKSLMLAGNRLKMVPTLGGIPLQYLNLDGNLISNIDTGAFDSMTELIYLSLSGLPELTMIQSGGFRGLRNLQVLDLSNNSQLKTLNRDVFGGLVSLQELNLSSTTVTPLSRTVFTLMPSIKSIILGPNVNCWKTQKQGQFHRQIGQAKPNDILTCDVAGMIL from the coding sequence ATGGATACTTCGCTATGTCTCATCTTCTCTTTGCTTGGCCTGGCCGTGGTGGGAGGGGTGAAGAACTGCCATCCACTATGTCGATGTGAGGTGGAGAGCTTTGGTCTTTTTGACAGTTTCAGCCTCACCAAGGTGGACTGTAGTGGGATCGGCCCTGGAACTGCTCCAGTCCCCATCCCTCTGGACACTTCCCATCTTGACCTCTCCTTGAATTCTTTCGCCTCCATCACTGACTCAATGCTCGCTGGCCCAGGTTACACCACATTGATCAGTCTGGACATAAGCAACAATCTCAtttctcaagtaagtcccaaagCATTCTCCAAGCTTCGCTACCTGGAGACGTTGGACTTGAGCAACAATGCTCTTGAGAGTCTCACCGATGGCTGCTTTAACGGTCTCCCTCTGGTTGAGGTGGACCTTAGTGAAAACCGATTCAAAGAGTTCAGTCTGGATCTCTTTACTACCAGGGTACAGGATATACCAATCATGGTGGACCTGTCCAAAAACCTTCTAGCCTCTATTTCCAGGAGAACACCTGGCCATCCTCTGTACATAAAGAGTCTTATGTTAGCAGGGAATAGATTGAAGATGGTGCCAACGCTTGGTGGAATTCCTCTTCAGTATCTCAACCTGGATGGAAATCTCATCTCCAACATTGACACAGGGGCCTTTGATTCAATGACAGAACTTATTTACCTGTCTCTCAGTGGCCTACCTGAGCTGACAATGATACAATCTGGTGGTTTCAGGGGCCTGAGGAATCTTCAAGTCTTAGACCTATCAAACAACAGCCAACTCAAGACTTTGAATCGAGATGTATTTGGCGGACTCGTCTCTTTACAAGAGCTTAATTTGTCCAGTACTACTGTCACACCATTGTCGCGGACTGTCTTTACCCTAATGCCGAGTATAAAAAGTATAATTCTGGGGCCAAATGTAAATTGCTGGAAGACGCAAAAGCAAGGACAGTTTCATAGACAGATAGGACAGGCCAAACCCAATGATATACTCACCTGTGATGTTGCAGGTATGATCTTATGA
- the LOC127632107 gene encoding tsukushi-like isoform X1, protein MSTMDTSLCLIFSLLGLAVVGGVKNCHPLCRCEVESFGLFDSFSLTKVDCSGIGPGTAPVPIPLDTSHLDLSLNSFASITDSMLAGPGYTTLISLDISNNLISQVSPKAFSKLRYLETLDLSNNALESLTDGCFNGLPLVEVDLSENRFKEFSLDLFTTRVQDIPIMVDLSKNLLASISRRTPGHPLYIKSLMLAGNRLKMVPTLGGIPLQYLNLDGNLISNIDTGAFDSMTELIYLSLSGLPELTMIQSGGFRGLRNLQVLDLSNNSQLKTLNRDVFGGLVSLQELNLSSTTVTPLSRTVFTLMPSIKSIILGPNVNCWKTQKQGQFHRQIGQAKPNDILTCDVAGMIL, encoded by the exons ATG TCCACCATGGATACTTCGCTATGTCTCATCTTCTCTTTGCTTGGCCTGGCCGTGGTGGGAGGGGTGAAGAACTGCCATCCACTATGTCGATGTGAGGTGGAGAGCTTTGGTCTTTTTGACAGTTTCAGCCTCACCAAGGTGGACTGTAGTGGGATCGGCCCTGGAACTGCTCCAGTCCCCATCCCTCTGGACACTTCCCATCTTGACCTCTCCTTGAATTCTTTCGCCTCCATCACTGACTCAATGCTCGCTGGCCCAGGTTACACCACATTGATCAGTCTGGACATAAGCAACAATCTCAtttctcaagtaagtcccaaagCATTCTCCAAGCTTCGCTACCTGGAGACGTTGGACTTGAGCAACAATGCTCTTGAGAGTCTCACCGATGGCTGCTTTAACGGTCTCCCTCTGGTTGAGGTGGACCTTAGTGAAAACCGATTCAAAGAGTTCAGTCTGGATCTCTTTACTACCAGGGTACAGGATATACCAATCATGGTGGACCTGTCCAAAAACCTTCTAGCCTCTATTTCCAGGAGAACACCTGGCCATCCTCTGTACATAAAGAGTCTTATGTTAGCAGGGAATAGATTGAAGATGGTGCCAACGCTTGGTGGAATTCCTCTTCAGTATCTCAACCTGGATGGAAATCTCATCTCCAACATTGACACAGGGGCCTTTGATTCAATGACAGAACTTATTTACCTGTCTCTCAGTGGCCTACCTGAGCTGACAATGATACAATCTGGTGGTTTCAGGGGCCTGAGGAATCTTCAAGTCTTAGACCTATCAAACAACAGCCAACTCAAGACTTTGAATCGAGATGTATTTGGCGGACTCGTCTCTTTACAAGAGCTTAATTTGTCCAGTACTACTGTCACACCATTGTCGCGGACTGTCTTTACCCTAATGCCGAGTATAAAAAGTATAATTCTGGGGCCAAATGTAAATTGCTGGAAGACGCAAAAGCAAGGACAGTTTCATAGACAGATAGGACAGGCCAAACCCAATGATATACTCACCTGTGATGTTGCAGGTATGATCTTATGA